TTGCCTGCCTGACAACGCAACAGTCCTGCGGCCAACGCCAGACTCCACTTCCCCCAAGCTGTGGCAGGACCACGATCTTACTAATAGCAATTGTCTCCTACTCACTCGGATTACCGTTAGCCTCACACGCACGTCGACAGCCAGCCCCACTACCCCccccctcctcctcctcccccCCCTCCACCCTCCACCCTCCACCCGCTGGAGTTTGGGTGCGCCATGTACATATCGCCGCTGGAGCAAGAGCTCTGCCGTAACCTCCGCGAACTGCCTCGACGGCACAACTACCGATTCACACCAGAAGCCGACCGAGACCTGCGCGCTATCCTCTTTCGCTCCCTCGCCGGACACAACGCCCACCTCCCACTCTTCTTCCCCTCTGGGCTGCCTACCGACCGAGAGCAGCCATGGAGCCTGCGAGACGCGCAGGGAGCCGTAGAAGGCGCCGAGTATACGGCTGCAGCAAAGGGAAAGCCGTGCGGCCACATCTTCAAGAACGGCGAAGCTACCTACCGGTGCAAGACATGCACAGACGATGACACCTGCGTTCTCTGCGCGCGCTGTTTCGATGCCTCAGACCACGACGGCCACCACGTCATGGTTAGTGTCTCACCCGGCAACTCCGGCTGCTGCGACTGTGGCGACGACGAGGCTTGGAAACGGCCTGTTCATTGCAACATACACTCCGTGGATGCAGAGTCTAGCAACAAGGCAGCTGGGAAAGCAAAGGAAGGCCCATCGCTGCCTGATGAATTGCTCGAGAGTATGCGCACGACGATTGCAAGGGCTCTCGACTATCTTATCGATGTCTTCTCTTGCTCTCCAGAACAGCTGCGTTTGCCCAAGACCGAGGAATCCATCTTGCAGGACGAGCGCAATTCACGCCTCACCTCAAAATGGTACGACCCGGGTGATCAGCCGGAAGAAGCTCAGGAATACTGTCTGGTCTTGTGGAACGACGAGAAACATACGGTGAATGATGTTCAGGAGCAGGTCGCTCGCGCTTGCAAGCAGAAACAGGCATTTGGCCTCGCAAAGGCCCATGAAGTCAACGACGTTGGACGCAGTGCTGTCGTATACAGATCAGATCTCAAGGAGCTTCTTCGCATGGCCAAGATCATTGAGGAGATCAAACTGACCGTGACTATTCGATCCGCACGAGATACTTTCCGAGAAATGATGGGCGGTGCTATCGTGGACTGGATCTCAGACATTGCTGGGTGCAGCGCAGGCGATGACCATCAGGTGCTACGCCGTACCGTTTGCGAAGAGATGCTGAAGCCATGGCGCATCGGGAGCGCAGCGTCCAACGAAAGCATTGGCAAAGACGGCCTGGATGACCACGAACTGGAAGACAGAGAGAACGAGGAGATGAGCTTCTTCCGAGGACTGATGCCTATCCAGCGACGGGCTCAAATTATCAGGATAAGACGGCAGCGGACAGCTGATAGAACGGATGACACAACAGCCTCGGATGACGAGTTTGACGATGGAGATGACGAGGGTGAAGGTACCGCTGACGCTGGCGAGGAGATGGACATCGATGAAGTCGGCGCTCAGGACAATGATGGAGACGTTGAGATGGAAGCGTTTGAAAGCGCAGATGAGGCTCTCGAAACGTCAGAAGCCACTATGGCAGGGtatcctgctcctcctccaccacctCCTCCGCCTCCTCCGCCACTGCCCCAGTCTACAGCGGGGCAAAGATTGCAAAACGAGCAGAGTGACACGCCTGCAGAATCGGACAGCGAGCCCCTGATGACGGTACCTGGCACGCCTCATACGCGGTCGCTGCCACTGAGGCCATCTCGGCCCCCACAGTACTGGCTAGAGAAACCAGAAGGCTACGGCAGGAGGCCTGGAACGCCCGCTCACGAGGATCTTTGGCAACGCTTACGTCTCGATCGCTTGATCCTGTATGATCTACGCATGTGGAAGCAGCTTCGAATCGGCATACGTGATGTCTTCATCAGCACCGTGGTATCAATCCCCGAGTTCAAGCGCCTTTTGGGATTAAGGTTTGCTGGTGTATACACAGCTTTGGCACAGCTGTTCCTTATTGCTGACCGAGAGCCGGACCACTCCATCATCAACCTATCTCTTCAGATGTTGACGACGCCATCAATAACATCTGAAGTCGTTGAACGCGGCAACTTCCTTACAAACTTATTTGCCATCCTGTATACCTTCCTGACTACTCGCCAAGTCGGTTACCCAGCCAACGTTGACCCCAAGGCAACCCTGGCCTTTGAACAAGGAGCTGTGACAAATCGACGGTTGCATCACTTCTTCATGGATACAAAGTATTTGTTGGCTTCAGAGTTTGTGCAGGATAAGATTCGCGAGCACCCAAGGTATCTCTCGCAGTTCTTAGATCTGGTTAAGCTACATCAGGGAATCTGCCCCAATCAGCGTGCTATTGGCGAGCATCTCGAGTTTGAATCAGAAGCTTGGATCAGCGCGTCCCTCATCACCAGAGAGATCAACAAGCTGTGTCGACACTTCGCAGATTCATTCACCTGGAGGAATGAAGAAGATGCCACAAACATCTGCCGTGCCATTCGGACTACAGCAGAAGTCGTGACCATCAACTCGTTGGGTGCTGAGCGAAAACGCTTCGATCAAACTGAGCTCAAGGACGAGACTAGATTCAAGACCCTGGAAGTCTTTGAGTTTGACGCTGAGCCATCAACATTCTTCGGTCCTCAATACAAAGTCGTCGACTTCGTTGTTGCCAAGGAACATTTGAGCTTTCACCATGCTCTCCACTACACGCTTTCCTGGCTGATCGATCGAGCACGAAGTATGCCATCGGAGCACGTGCGACAACTGCTTCTCTTCACTCGCGACGAGCTGCAGATTCGAGCCAACTCTATTGCCATCTCGTCACACCGACCGGAAGATTATCTGCTTGCCGTTTTCGACTTTCCTCTTCGAGTGTGTGCATGGTTGGCTCAGATGCGAGCAGGTATCTGGGTCAGGAACGGTATAACATTACGGCACCAGATGACCCAGTACCGCGGTGTGTCTCAAAGGGACGTTTGTCATCAGAGAGATCTCTTCCTTCTCCAGTCTGCTCTGGTTCTGTGCGATCCTTCGGTGTTTTTGGCTTCAATGATTGACCGTTTTGGACTCAATGGATGGATGACGGGCAAGTATGAAGCTAGTCAACATGGCTTCGAAGACACCCAGGCCGTCGACGTAGTTGAAGACTTCGTACATCTTCTGATCATACTGCTCAGCGATCGCACCTGCCTCATTCCTGCGGGAAAAAATGGTGGATCGCACCTCTCCGCTATGCGGCGAGACATCGCGCATGTTCTATGCTTTAAGCCGCTCTCGTTCTCTGACATGACTGCACGATTGTCAGATCGGATACAGAACATGGACGAATTTTCCGATGTCCTTCATGAGATGACGCGGTTTCGAGCACCCGAAGGCTTGTCAGACAGTGGCACTTTTGAATTGAAGGAGCAATATCTCGACCTGATCGATCCCTATGTTCACCAATATAACCGCAACCAACGAGAAGAAGCCGAAAACATTTACAAGAACTATAAGGCCAAGAAGACCGGAAAGCTAGCCAGCAACATTGTGTTCGAACCAAGTCTTCAACCCGTCATGTCCGGCCTCTTCCAGAACATCGCAGGTTTTACGAGGACACCACTCTTCACTCAAGTCATGTACTACCTCCTAGGCTACGGTCTGAAAGTGGCGGTCGCGACACCAAACATACCTGCAACACGTGTGGAGACGTATACCCAATTCGTGCTCCAGCTGCTTCTCGTTGCCATACTCGAAGACAAATCTGAGCAACACGATTGGTCTGAAGAGATGCCTGATTCTTTCGTGGCTTCTATACTCACCAAATCAGCAAACGTTGGCATAGCCGAGCACCCAACCATCTTGTCGCTTCTACTGGCTCTacaggagaaggaggaatACAAGAGCTGTGAATCGAAGATCACGTTGATTCTACACAGGCTGAAACAGCGACAACAACACAAGTTCATTATTGCAGCTGCGGCTCTCAACGTCCCAACCGATAGGATGGACACTGCATCACCGGCCAGCTTTGGACTTGAGGAGAAAGAGCTGAAGAAGCAGCAGGCTTTGGATCGGCAAGCGAGGGTCATGGCAGCCTTCAAGGAGCAGCAAGGCAAATTCATGGCCAATCAAGATTTTGACTGGGGAGAAGACGACTTCAGCGATCTGGAAGACGAAGATGGTGGTCTTGTCGCCGAAGAGAAGACATTCAAATATCCCTCCGGTACATGCATCTTGTGTCAAGAGGAGACGAACGATCAAAAGCTCTACGGTACCTTTGGCTATGTCTCGGAGAGTCGCATACTCCGACAAACTGATCTGCAAGATGATGATTGGGTGGACGAAGTCACGCAAACTCCTACCAGTCTCGATCGCTCAGCCGATGAGGTTAGACCTTTTGGGGTTTCAGGGAAGAACAGACAAACAGTCGAGAAGGTCAACGCCGGCGGAGAACGTGTCGCGACAGAAAGACAAACCCTTGGTAAAGGCTTCCCTCGTGCACACGTCAAGTCGGGCCCAGTCTCCACCGGTTGCGGGCACATCATGCACTACACCTGCTTTGAGGTTTACCTGCAGGCGACTCAGAGACGTCACGTTGGTCAAATTGCGAGGAACCACCCTGAACGTCCCGAGTTCAAAGAATTCATGTGCCCGCTCTGCAAGGCTCTGGGCAACATGTTTTTACCAATCATATGGAAACCGAAGAAGATCTTGCATCCTGGTGCGCTGGAGACGACAACGTCATTCGATGATTGGCTTGAGACCCGCGTTGCAACAATACACAAGAACTTCGAGGACGACCGGGGCAAGGCATCAGCCGCAGAGCTCGGTCAAGACAGAAAGAATTTGTATGAATATGGTCAACATGACTTTGTTCAAAGCATCGCCGGCCATCTTCAGGAGCTCGTTAGGTCACCTGTATTCCCACCGCCTGCGCAACcggcggcagcagcgcaCCGGTTTCAGATCCCAGCTTTCTTGGGCGGAGCGCCGCGAGAAGCGGAACCAGAACCTGCACCGCCAGCAACTCAGATAACGGAGCTGTTCAAAGTATATCAACGACTCCGGGATACTTTCCGTTCAAACGATATTCAGTCTGCCTTCACACATCTGCCCATGCCGGGAGCTGATATCGAAGATCTGACGCACACGGATTCTCTTGCACAAGCCCTAGGACACTCAATTTCAGCGGTAGAGATTGCTCAACGGGGGGTTCAGTCAGACTTTGTTAGGGGCACACTGATCGACAAAATCCCCTCACAGACCTTGACCCACCTCCAGATTTTATCTGAAACTGTCACATCTTACGTCACGATTGGCAGTCTTGGAAACCGGGGATCAAGCTTGACCGGTATCGAGTACCTTCGGACTCAGTATGAGCAGATTCGTCAACTGTTTGTAGGCCACCCGGGTGTATTCGACCCTGAAGTCCTTCCTCTCGATCTCAAAACGGTCACGCCTCTCTTGTGTCACGATCCGTTTGTGTTCCTCACACAATGCGCGGCTGGTATTGTGCCAGCTACTGACCTTGATATTCACCACATATTGCGTATGTGCTACCTGTCAGAGATGGTAAGGGTTGTTCTAGCGTACACCAAAACCACAGAAGGCGAGCAAAACGCACCCCACTTCCAGCAACCAGAACGGTTCATCAATTCTGATAAGGTTAGTGGCGGCCTCTTCTCCCCTGGCCAGCTAAACAGccttctcttcttcgtctGCGCCGTCTACAACGTAGCCAGCATGGACGACGCACCCGCATTACTGGACATCGACAACATGCCGATCCCCGACCAATTCAAACACCCCGACTTCCTCTACTTCATGCATACCATGATATCCTCCTATGCGCTTCCCTTCCTCCGCAAAGCCGCCATCCTCATGCACGTCCGGTACGGTATCGAGCTACCCCACATTTCGATGGACCAGGTTGATGAGTCGGAACTTTCCCGCCTCACCACACTCCTGCGTCTTCCCTCTCTGCATGAGTTGTTCTCCTCTTTTGCCGCACGATCCAGCTCAGGGTACATCACGCGCTCCATCGTTGGTGGCTGGGTGCGACACCTGCTCTGGGCACAAGCAGGGAACCAGCCGCTCCGCCCGACAATCTCACTCTCGCATCCGGCGATTTTCGAACTCGTCGGCCTGCCCAAGACATACGATATGCTCACCGATGAAGCGATACGTAGGAAATGCCCCACGACGGGCAAGGAGCTTACCGATCCAGCGCTGTGTTTGTTCTGCGGCGAGATCATGTGCAGTCAGGCTGTGTGCTGTATGACAGGCAAGGGGCAGAGGGGCGGGTGCAATCAGCATCTTGCCAAGTGAGTGTTCTCCTCCCATCCCATTTTACATACACTAACGACAGATGCAGATGCGGCGGCCAAATCGGCATCTTCATCCACATCCGCAAGTGCATGGTTCTCTTCCTCAACAAGAACCACGGCACCTGGGCCGTCGCGCCGTACCTGGACAAGCATGGCGAAGTGGACCCCACGCTGCGACGACACCAGCAGTTGTTCCTCAACCAGAAGCGCTACGACGCCTTGCTGAGGAAAGTGTGGCTCGACGGCGGCATCCAGAGTCTGATTGCGAGGAAACTCGAGGGCGACATCAACAACGGCGGGTGGGAGACGTTGTAGGCGAGTACGGCCAAGGGATGATAGAGGAGGGTATGCACGAATGAATGGGCCGCGGAGACTACAGAGCATCATCACGGCGTTGAGCGTATACAGTATATATAGTACATAAGAGTTCGGCATCACTCGTTCACCATTTTATGTCTGTCCATCACGCCTCCACTCTGTAGTGGTTCTGCAAGATTTCGGTAATCGCGGCTTGTCATTGTACATGGGAGCGCTCCTTCTACTCGAACGCGTAGCATAGCGTCCCGATAGTTATATATACAAAACGTCATATCTACATTGATGGTATTACGCATATCCTACAGGTAATCTTTCCGCTTCCACTTCCACTTCCACTTCCTCCTACGACGGCGTCCACGGGACGAATTCCCCGCTCGAAGTCTTAGCCGCAGCTTCAGCACTGGCGGCGCTCTTATCGTGCTCTTGGTTGGCGTCGTCCGCGGCTTCGATTTCCAGCTTACTTTCCACCGTATCGTGTGCCTCGTTGTTTGCTGTCTCCATGTCCGCTGTTGGCATACTCTTGATGGGTTCCTTTGCCTCGGGAGCTTCTGCAGCGCTGTCTTGGCCCAGGAAGCCGAATTCAACGTCTGCATCTGCGGGCCGTGGCTGGGAATGTGACTGAAATGGTTCCAGCGCTCCATTGACGCCCTCGACGAGCGGGACATGGTCAGACGAGTCTTCGTCGCCGGCCCTGCGTCTCCTCGACACAGGTACGGTCCCCTTCTCCCTGCGCTCGTCATCGACGCCCACGCGACTAGCCACGATCTGGCGCCAGCGGCGCACCTCGCGGATCCCCTCGCCAAACTGATCCATGCCGTACACCATCTGCATTTCGCGGCCCAGCCGGCCGCTGCGTGCCATGTCGAATTCCTTGATCACTTGGTCCAGCAGGTGCAGCGTGTCGACGGAGAACTCAATGGCGCCGTTGTGCATGTCTGTCAGCAGGGAGACGAGCAGCGGGTACGAGGATTGCTGCAGCCAGGCTGTGCGGAGAAGTTGTGTGTAGAGTGCGGTTGTGGCGCCGAGGGCGTAGGACGAGCGGCCGAGGCTCTTCATGGTGGGTAGGATCGAAAGCGGCAAGGGGGAGGCGGGGAAGTGTGTGCGGAGGGTGGTGAGCGCGGTGAGAAGGTGGTGCGGGTAGTTTGCGAAGAGGATTTTGGGATCCGTCGTCGTGTTGGTAGACTTTGGGGTTCGAGATTTCCGGGGCGTAGGCTTGTTAGTGCCGTCGAGATCTAGCTGGCGGATCAAGTCAAAGACTTCGCGGTGCAGGACGTCCCAGAGGTCGCGGTCGGTTTTGGCGGACTTGAGGAGGTCGTCTACGCGGGTGCGCTCTCTCACGCGTGCTTCGTTCAGCTTTGCGGCTTTCGCGCTGACATCTTTCTTCCTCACCGCCCGCATCTCTGCACGCTTCATCTCAGGAGGGCGCGTTCCCCTCAAGATATGCTGTGCCATAGTCTGAAGGTCTTGTCTAGGCTTCCTGCTCTTCAGCTGTTCAGTGCTTGACCGGTTCCACTCTCTCGCCAGGTTTGGGTTGCCCTTCAGCGCCTCATCGAAGATCTTGTCCAGGTTCGCTGGGTTGTCCTCATCGTCAGGCTCCCAGTATTCGTCAGCAATGGCGTCGATCTCGACTTCGTGATCCTTCTCGTCTTGACGGCTGCCACGTGCGTTGAACTTCCTGTACAGCTTCTCAAAAGCAGCGCGCTCAGAGCCGGTGATTGTTGTTTTGCGCGCGGGCTCCAGGTCGTCGAGCGCCGGAGGCAGGTCGTCTTTGTCCTCAAAAGGAATGTCTTCGACAGCTGCTGCGTCATCTGGACGACTGTAGCGCGAGATGTTGCGACGTGCGATAGGCTGGGCGGCGGGCTTCCATTGCTGGATCGTGGCTGTCTGGTACAGGAACGGCAAGAGCGTCTTGGTGGTGGGTATACGAGATCGAGAGAGTGCTCGAAGAGTACTTGAGCATGCAGACATTGACAGAGAGAAATGTGGTATGGTGCAAGAGGCGAAACGGTGCAATGGCAACAGGCGATGATGAGGCGTGATCCCAAAACTTTTGGTCGACGCGTTAATCGCGTTAGGCAGGGGTCTAAGCGCGACTTGCTCTATGAAGTAACTTTCGAACGCCATCGACGACAGGTCAGCACTACCGAACCACCTAGCCAGAACTCGACATGGTCCGTGTCTGACTGGGATCTTGCTGCAGTTTCCGGGTGCATGGTGGATGCACTGGTGAACGTTCTCGCAGCAGAGGTTGCACATTTGCACGGAGCGGCGTCAGACAGGTCATCAAATTGAGTGAGTTTTTGGACTTGTAGAGATGGCCTGTAGACTGCTACTTGGACTCAACAACAACCTCCGACCATTACCATGCTCCAAACTCGAGTCAAACCCAGACAAATCCTTGAAGCAACGCTAAGAAGCCAAGGAAAATGAAGCTAAAATTCAAGTAAAAGCAAGAACGCCCGCTGTCGTCGATTTGGTATATCTCAAGGCTTAACAGCCAGTGGCGCAATGCTAACTAATTTCAAGCAAAAATCATCATGCAAATGCTCAACGATTGCGTCGTTGCAAACAGAATGCCGTCTCGGGTATCCGAAATACGAGTGGATCAAGCCTACTCGGGGTATCATCGAAAGGGGTCCTCTCCATCGGCCAAATCAAATGCGAAACGAGGTGTTGTGTGGTGGTGAACCAAGTTGGAGATGTATATCGTAGCGCCAGATCAGAAATATTCGTTATGTTGTTCCATGGCCGTAACTTCGTGTGTGAGATGGTTGAGTTGTATAAGGGAGATGCAAGTGTTGAGTTGTGACGAGAGTTAAGATCGGTTCTCAACAGCTTGATGTTCGCCAGTTGCCACAGCCACGAGTGCATCGAGTCGTCTCATGTCATGGACGCCTGCAGGAGGTGACGGTTGTCCAAGTGTGGTAGGTGCTCTCTCAGGCTCGCGCTGTGGTCTGTAGGTGGAACTAGAACTCGAGTTGGACAGTGTATGGCGATGATACGATTGGTAGCCGGTATGCAGTGGATGCGGCCTATCCATGATTGAGGCTGCAGGCTTGTATTCGTCCACATGTGTCCCTGGAGGATGTGCTTCAACGAAGCCGTTGCTGTGCACGATTGCAGGATGGTACTCGCTCATTGTGGTATTTCCAGGGGTTGGGACACCTTCGCTACTGCTGGAGTCCTCGGGAGACGTGCGCTGAATGGCTCGTACCGGTTGAGTGACTGGTTGACCGGCGGGTTGGCTGACAGGCCCGTTGTACCAAGCTTGTCGCTTGTTTCTGCGAGGCGTAGCAGGCAGTTCCTGAGGGTTACGCTCGAGCTCAGCCGGATGTATCTGTAGTGGCTGGGGAACATGAGAAGGCTGTTGATGGCTGAAGTAACCATGAGGTGCAGTCATTGGCCGTGTTGTAGCCGGTTGTCCATTCGGTGGGTACTGCGACCACGACTCACGTGGGGACGCTGATCCGGTAATGTCCAGACGGTTGATGCCCCTTTGCATTGTATCCTCCCAGGAAACACTCATGCGCTTCCTGTGGCCAACGCCTGGTAGAGGCTCGATGGGTGCATGATAGGTGAGGGGGCGTTGTGGTGCCTCGATATGCACAGGACCTTGTTGGGGACGTGATAGAGCTAGTGGAGGAGGCGCGTAGTCGAAACTTTCAATACCAGGAAGTCTAGTTTGCGATGCAGCAGGCTGCGATGTATACGACGGACGGTCTGCGTCGGGTGTTTGGTGATACCCAAGCCCGCTGGTCGCTGGTCGCGGTCCCGTGTATGTTCCTGGATGCCAAGTGCGTCGTCTCCAGTCTGCGTCGGCATTTGATTCCCTCCTCTGTCCAGGGAAGCTCGATACTACTGGACTGCCGTAAACACTACTCTGAGTCGAGAACGTGGAGGCGGCCGAAGATTGTAGCGGCGACATGTACGGTGGAGGTACTTGTCCGGGCGGTCCTGAAAAAGGGTTGCTGTTGGACAAGCGGCGTCCAGGTGGTGGACCGGCCCATGAAACCGGTCTCGAAGAAGTTGACGCCGGTGACTGAATGGCAGAGCCAAAGTGAGCAGGGCTGCCAGCGACCGTAGAGTATGTAGCTGACGTGGGTGTTGTAGGGGCGTTTGATTGAGAGTCGTACTCGACGATCTGAGGTCCAGGGCTGCCCATCAGCGGTGGGTTGTAGGCTTCCATGGTCTGAAGCGACAGACGTGCTCTCGCGGAGTCGTCGCTAGCCATGGCAAGCGGTGGGGGTCGGCGCCGCGAATCTGGAGACTGTGCCACGCTCATGGCGGAAATAGTAGACGTGATGCTCGAAGTGGAAAGATTTCTGCTATGCCCTCTACTGTGCCCACCCATGCTTCCAAGAGTGTTGGCCCTAGAGCGAGGCCCAGGAGGCCTGACGCGGTCCGTTCTGATCTGTCTCTGAAATCGTGTGCCAGTCGCAGCGAGCGATTCCGCGGGTATGTCTTCATTTACGTGGACAGTCTGCGCGTGTTGTCGAAGGTTGTCGAGTCGTGAGAAGCGCCGAGAGCAGTGGCATTGGAAGGGTCGTTCG
The window above is part of the Ascochyta rabiei chromosome 1, complete sequence genome. Proteins encoded here:
- a CDS encoding Up in starvation translates to MSSFQAVNTTLTVPEPPPARSGEETTPTTPRPDPRFHKDSKRGDETRAEDPSLKTPTRNSFIGIAGQRPLPSSPFTPSRELSETPSTKSNLSRGQSYTSTQSVDAAEDVQMGDGDEDDDKDASDNESATSESGRPSKKKKGQRFFCTEFPPCNLSFTRSEHLARHIRKHTGERPFQCHCSRRFSRLDNLRQHAQTVHVNEDIPAESLAATGTRFQRQIRTDRVRPPGPRSRANTLGSMGGHSRGHSRNLSTSSITSTISAMSVAQSPDSRRRPPPLAMASDDSARARLSLQTMEAYNPPLMGSPGPQIVEYDSQSNAPTTPTSATYSTVAGSPAHFGSAIQSPASTSSRPVSWAGPPPGRRLSNSNPFSGPPGQVPPPYMSPLQSSAASTFSTQSSVYGSPVVSSFPGQRRESNADADWRRRTWHPGTYTGPRPATSGLGYHQTPDADRPSYTSQPAASQTRLPGIESFDYAPPPLALSRPQQGPVHIEAPQRPLTYHAPIEPLPGVGHRKRMSVSWEDTMQRGINRLDITGSASPRESWSQYPPNGQPATTRPMTAPHGYFSHQQPSHVPQPLQIHPAELERNPQELPATPRRNKRQAWYNGPVSQPAGQPVTQPVRAIQRTSPEDSSSSEGVPTPGNTTMSEYHPAIVHSNGFVEAHPPGTHVDEYKPAASIMDRPHPLHTGYQSYHRHTLSNSSSSSTYRPQREPERAPTTLGQPSPPAGVHDMRRLDALVAVATGEHQAVENRS
- a CDS encoding RING-type E3 ubiquitin transferase, which produces MYISPLEQELCRNLRELPRRHNYRFTPEADRDLRAILFRSLAGHNAHLPLFFPSGLPTDREQPWSLRDAQGAVEGAEYTAAAKGKPCGHIFKNGEATYRCKTCTDDDTCVLCARCFDASDHDGHHVMVSVSPGNSGCCDCGDDEAWKRPVHCNIHSVDAESSNKAAGKAKEGPSLPDELLESMRTTIARALDYLIDVFSCSPEQLRLPKTEESILQDERNSRLTSKWYDPGDQPEEAQEYCLVLWNDEKHTVNDVQEQVARACKQKQAFGLAKAHEVNDVGRSAVVYRSDLKELLRMAKIIEEIKLTVTIRSARDTFREMMGGAIVDWISDIAGCSAGDDHQVLRRTVCEEMLKPWRIGSAASNESIGKDGLDDHELEDRENEEMSFFRGLMPIQRRAQIIRIRRQRTADRTDDTTASDDEFDDGDDEGEGTADAGEEMDIDEVGAQDNDGDVEMEAFESADEALETSEATMAGYPAPPPPPPPPPPPLPQSTAGQRLQNEQSDTPAESDSEPLMTVPGTPHTRSLPLRPSRPPQYWLEKPEGYGRRPGTPAHEDLWQRLRLDRLILYDLRMWKQLRIGIRDVFISTVVSIPEFKRLLGLRFAGVYTALAQLFLIADREPDHSIINLSLQMLTTPSITSEVVERGNFLTNLFAILYTFLTTRQVGYPANVDPKATLAFEQGAVTNRRLHHFFMDTKYLLASEFVQDKIREHPRYLSQFLDLVKLHQGICPNQRAIGEHLEFESEAWISASLITREINKLCRHFADSFTWRNEEDATNICRAIRTTAEVVTINSLGAERKRFDQTELKDETRFKTLEVFEFDAEPSTFFGPQYKVVDFVVAKEHLSFHHALHYTLSWLIDRARSMPSEHVRQLLLFTRDELQIRANSIAISSHRPEDYLLAVFDFPLRVCAWLAQMRAGIWVRNGITLRHQMTQYRGVSQRDVCHQRDLFLLQSALVLCDPSVFLASMIDRFGLNGWMTGKYEASQHGFEDTQAVDVVEDFVHLLIILLSDRTCLIPAGKNGGSHLSAMRRDIAHVLCFKPLSFSDMTARLSDRIQNMDEFSDVLHEMTRFRAPEGLSDSGTFELKEQYLDLIDPYVHQYNRNQREEAENIYKNYKAKKTGKLASNIVFEPSLQPVMSGLFQNIAGFTRTPLFTQVMYYLLGYGLKVAVATPNIPATRVETYTQFVLQLLLVAILEDKSEQHDWSEEMPDSFVASILTKSANVGIAEHPTILSLLLALQEKEEYKSCESKITLILHRLKQRQQHKFIIAAAALNVPTDRMDTASPASFGLEEKELKKQQALDRQARVMAAFKEQQGKFMANQDFDWGEDDFSDLEDEDGGLVAEEKTFKYPSGTCILCQEETNDQKLYGTFGYVSESRILRQTDLQDDDWVDEVTQTPTSLDRSADEVRPFGVSGKNRQTVEKVNAGGERVATERQTLGKGFPRAHVKSGPVSTGCGHIMHYTCFEVYLQATQRRHVGQIARNHPERPEFKEFMCPLCKALGNMFLPIIWKPKKILHPGALETTTSFDDWLETRVATIHKNFEDDRGKASAAELGQDRKNLYEYGQHDFVQSIAGHLQELVRSPVFPPPAQPAAAAHRFQIPAFLGGAPREAEPEPAPPATQITELFKVYQRLRDTFRSNDIQSAFTHLPMPGADIEDLTHTDSLAQALGHSISAVEIAQRGVQSDFVRGTLIDKIPSQTLTHLQILSETVTSYVTIGSLGNRGSSLTGIEYLRTQYEQIRQLFVGHPGVFDPEVLPLDLKTVTPLLCHDPFVFLTQCAAGIVPATDLDIHHILRMCYLSEMVRVVLAYTKTTEGEQNAPHFQQPERFINSDKVSGGLFSPGQLNSLLFFVCAVYNVASMDDAPALLDIDNMPIPDQFKHPDFLYFMHTMISSYALPFLRKAAILMHVRYGIELPHISMDQVDESELSRLTTLLRLPSLHELFSSFAARSSSGYITRSIVGGWVRHLLWAQAGNQPLRPTISLSHPAIFELVGLPKTYDMLTDEAIRRKCPTTGKELTDPALCLFCGEIMCSQAVCCMTGKGQRGGCNQHLAKCGGQIGIFIHIRKCMVLFLNKNHGTWAVAPYLDKHGEVDPTLRRHQQLFLNQKRYDALLRKVWLDGGIQSLIARKLEGDINNGGWETL